In Acidovorax sp. 106, the following proteins share a genomic window:
- a CDS encoding DUF3422 family protein has product MPATISPSQHPHRVLLHNEIHARPPEAMSAPLAIAHVVMLADAAEREASRAHVAAMLRDHHLALPDADTTHLRMDLGAFRIRWELHTEFVSWTFMVPTAMDAFGEREPVSATTAVPREWLAALPGQCLCSLNLWALPTHQFGSGTLVKHVLHEDTLVASTVADGHGEVYTDFAIHADGFSRMVLLAGGMTPRRLGRLVQRLLEIETYRMAALLGLPAAREASSVLAFAERELAELANAIRTANRDDEPALLDRLTRLAGQVESQYAATHSRFSASSAYFELVDKRIQDIAESRLAGMQTIGEFMDRRLTPARSTCEWAARRQDALSQRVSRMSNLLRTRVEIEQQQSSQALLATMNQRQDLQLKLQSTVEGLSVAAITYYIVGLVSYLAKGGKALGWPLSPESTAAIAIPIVALGVWWSLRRLHHRLFRKH; this is encoded by the coding sequence GTGATGCTGGCCGACGCCGCAGAACGCGAGGCCAGCCGCGCGCATGTGGCCGCGATGCTCAGAGACCACCACCTGGCCCTGCCCGATGCGGACACCACCCACCTGCGCATGGACCTGGGCGCCTTTCGCATCCGCTGGGAACTGCACACGGAGTTTGTCTCCTGGACCTTCATGGTGCCCACGGCCATGGATGCGTTTGGAGAGCGCGAACCCGTGAGTGCGACGACGGCGGTGCCGCGCGAGTGGCTGGCTGCTTTGCCAGGGCAGTGCCTTTGCAGCCTGAACCTGTGGGCGTTGCCCACGCACCAGTTCGGTTCAGGCACGCTCGTCAAGCATGTGCTGCACGAAGACACGCTGGTGGCATCGACCGTGGCCGATGGGCACGGTGAGGTGTACACCGACTTTGCCATCCATGCCGATGGTTTTTCGCGCATGGTGCTGCTGGCCGGTGGCATGACACCCCGCCGCCTGGGCCGCCTGGTGCAGCGCCTGCTGGAAATTGAAACCTACCGCATGGCCGCGCTGCTGGGGCTGCCTGCTGCGCGCGAGGCTTCTTCTGTACTGGCCTTTGCCGAGCGCGAGCTGGCCGAGTTGGCCAACGCCATCCGCACCGCCAACCGCGACGACGAGCCCGCGCTGCTGGACCGCCTGACCCGGCTGGCCGGGCAGGTGGAGAGCCAGTACGCGGCCACACATTCCCGCTTCTCGGCCAGCAGCGCCTACTTTGAACTGGTGGACAAGCGCATTCAGGACATTGCCGAGTCGCGCCTGGCCGGCATGCAGACCATCGGTGAGTTCATGGACCGGCGCCTGACCCCTGCGCGCAGCACCTGTGAGTGGGCCGCGCGCCGCCAGGATGCGCTGTCGCAGCGGGTTTCGCGCATGAGCAATCTGCTGCGCACCCGGGTCGAGATCGAGCAGCAGCAAAGCAGCCAGGCCTTGCTGGCCACCATGAACCAGCGGCAGGATTTGCAGCTCAAGCTGCAGTCCACGGTGGAGGGCCTGTCGGTGGCTGCCATCACGTACTACATCGTGGGCTTGGTGTCTTACCTGGCCAAAGGGGGCAAAGCGCTGGGCTGGCCTTTGTCGCCTGAGTCCACCGCCGCCATCGCCATTCCGATCGTGGCGCTGGGGGTGTGGTGGTCGCTGCGGCGCCTGCACCACCGGCTGTTTCGCAAGCACTGA
- a CDS encoding DMT family transporter, translated as MPVSKSSPAVPAASPASGLAVGLALALLGSIAFSAKAIIVKLAYRHGVDAVTLIMYRMLFALPIFAAMAWWASRGKPPLSRKDVWGVLGLGVTGYYLASFLDFAGLAYITASLERLILYLNPTLVVLLGWALYGKRIHWGQAVGMLISYCGVVLVFGLEAQSQGGQAAWGALLVFLSAVSYAVYLVYSGEMVQRIGALRLVGLATTVACICCLVQFVVLRPLSAAIVAPQVLWLSVLNATLCTAAPVLMVMMAIERIGAGMAAQAGMVGPLSTIFMGIWILGEPFTLWLAVGTCLVVAGIFVFTRLARKAAVG; from the coding sequence ATGCCTGTGTCTAAGTCCTCCCCTGCAGTGCCTGCCGCATCTCCCGCCTCTGGCCTGGCGGTAGGCCTTGCGCTGGCGTTGCTGGGCTCCATCGCCTTCAGTGCCAAGGCCATCATCGTCAAGTTGGCCTACCGGCATGGGGTGGATGCGGTCACGCTCATCATGTACCGCATGCTGTTTGCGCTGCCCATCTTTGCCGCCATGGCCTGGTGGGCCAGCCGGGGCAAGCCGCCGTTGTCGCGCAAGGATGTGTGGGGTGTGTTGGGGCTGGGCGTGACGGGGTACTACCTGGCCAGTTTTCTGGACTTTGCCGGGCTGGCCTACATCACGGCCAGCCTCGAGCGGCTGATTCTTTATCTCAACCCCACCTTGGTGGTGCTGCTGGGCTGGGCGCTGTACGGCAAGCGCATCCATTGGGGGCAGGCGGTGGGCATGCTCATCAGCTACTGCGGGGTGGTGCTGGTCTTCGGACTGGAAGCCCAGTCGCAAGGCGGGCAGGCGGCGTGGGGGGCGTTGCTGGTGTTTCTCAGCGCTGTGAGTTATGCCGTTTACCTTGTGTACAGCGGAGAGATGGTCCAGCGCATCGGCGCATTGCGCCTGGTTGGGCTCGCCACCACCGTCGCGTGCATTTGCTGCCTGGTTCAGTTTGTGGTGCTGCGGCCGCTCAGTGCCGCCATCGTGGCCCCGCAGGTGTTGTGGTTGTCGGTGCTCAACGCCACGCTGTGCACGGCCGCGCCAGTACTCATGGTGATGATGGCCATTGAGCGCATTGGGGCCGGTATGGCAGCGCAGGCGGGCATGGTGGGGCCTTTGTCCACCATCTTCATGGGCATCTGGATCTTGGGGGAGCCCTTTACGCTGTGGCTGGCGGTAGGCACCTGCCTAGTGGTGGCAGGCATTTTTGTGTTCACCCGCCTGGCGCGCAAGGCGGCAGTAGGCTAG
- a CDS encoding SH3 domain-containing protein: MNWLNHLALASGLALTVALPFGTAHAQTAVVKRSTELRESPADNAPSLGAIPANTQVTRTSERNGPWVKVQTPEGASGWVHNLDMGAANSAVPSGNNNASTGSMRTLGGVLGRGGTSTTTPTSTAGTRGWGNGKGAQAPAGAQQSQDGDDDDMGEETPAPTKGQQGARNANTGNGNKASAYQRPPSNNPQAPTAPGLSTYSSGNNNNWGMGNGNNNGGANSWGNNK, translated from the coding sequence ATGAACTGGCTGAACCATCTAGCCCTTGCCAGCGGCTTGGCTTTGACTGTTGCACTCCCCTTTGGCACGGCGCATGCGCAGACTGCCGTGGTCAAACGCTCGACGGAGCTGCGCGAATCCCCCGCAGACAACGCCCCCAGCCTGGGCGCCATCCCCGCCAACACTCAGGTGACGCGAACCTCCGAGCGCAATGGCCCTTGGGTCAAGGTACAAACCCCTGAGGGCGCCAGCGGCTGGGTGCACAACTTGGACATGGGCGCCGCCAACTCAGCGGTCCCATCGGGCAACAACAACGCCAGCACCGGCAGCATGCGCACCCTGGGCGGCGTACTGGGCCGGGGCGGCACCAGCACCACCACACCCACCAGCACTGCCGGCACCCGGGGCTGGGGGAACGGCAAAGGCGCACAGGCCCCCGCAGGAGCCCAGCAGTCGCAGGATGGGGACGATGACGACATGGGCGAAGAGACCCCCGCCCCCACCAAGGGACAGCAAGGCGCACGCAACGCCAATACCGGCAATGGCAACAAGGCATCGGCCTACCAGCGCCCTCCCAGCAACAACCCACAAGCCCCTACGGCCCCGGGTCTGTCGACCTATTCGTCGGGCAACAATAACAACTGGGGCATGGGCAACGGCAACAACAACGGTGGTGCCAACAGCTGGGGCAACAACAAGTAA
- a CDS encoding SDR family oxidoreductase: protein MDLGIAGKWALVCGASKGLGLGCAQALVSEGVNVVINARNADVLAQSAAKLIADSAIQISAGGLKHPQPVVLAVAADITTAQGREAVFAAAGGPGRDFDIVVTNAGGPPPGDFRDWDRDAWIKAVDANMLTPIELIKATVDGMASRGFGRVINITSSAVKAPIDVLGLSNGARSGLTGFVAGVARSKLAAQGVTINNLLPGKFDTDRLAATIGAAAAKMGKALDEIRASQQAQIPAGRYGTPEEFGAICAFLCSVHAAYMTGQNVLADGGAYPGA from the coding sequence ATGGATTTGGGAATTGCGGGCAAATGGGCGCTGGTGTGTGGCGCGAGCAAAGGCTTGGGGTTGGGGTGCGCGCAAGCGCTGGTGAGCGAGGGGGTGAACGTGGTGATCAACGCTCGCAACGCCGATGTGTTGGCTCAGTCTGCTGCAAAATTGATAGCTGACAGCGCCATTCAGATAAGCGCTGGAGGGCTGAAGCACCCACAACCCGTGGTGCTCGCCGTAGCGGCCGATATCACCACGGCGCAGGGCCGCGAGGCGGTGTTTGCCGCAGCAGGCGGGCCGGGGCGCGACTTTGACATCGTGGTCACCAATGCGGGTGGGCCACCCCCTGGGGACTTCCGCGATTGGGATCGGGATGCCTGGATCAAAGCGGTGGATGCCAACATGCTCACGCCCATTGAGCTGATCAAGGCCACGGTGGATGGCATGGCATCACGCGGCTTTGGCCGGGTGATCAACATCACCTCCAGCGCAGTGAAGGCGCCGATTGACGTGTTGGGTTTGTCCAACGGAGCACGCAGCGGCCTCACGGGTTTTGTCGCAGGCGTGGCCCGCAGCAAGCTGGCTGCGCAGGGAGTCACCATCAACAATTTATTGCCCGGCAAGTTCGATACCGACCGGCTCGCCGCCACCATTGGCGCGGCTGCGGCCAAGATGGGCAAGGCGCTGGATGAAATCCGAGCATCGCAGCAGGCGCAGATTCCTGCCGGGCGGTATGGCACGCCTGAGGAGTTCGGGGCCATTTGCGCGTTTTTGTGCAGCGTGCACGCTGCCTACATGACGGGCCAGAATGTGCTGGCCGACGGTGGTGCTTACCCAGGGGCTTGA
- a CDS encoding TRAP transporter substrate-binding protein, protein MFRLSRPLRLFLHCAALVCCCAGGLVATAAWPQAKQQAASYHLRVVGGLADLSQYTRREEPFWTRELPRLSGGRYIAEIVPFDRAGVPGTEMLRLLQLGVVPFGTALMSSFTAQYPEYTAPDLAGLNPDIATLRSTLAAFRPYLEKTLREQHGVEPLAIYVYPAQVVFCGKPLRGLSDLSGRRVRVSSSTQADFMSALGAEPVLTGFAQIVPSFTAGNTDCAITGTMSGNTLGLHTLMTHVHALPVTWGLAVFGANRTAWAALPADLRELLRRELPKLESSIWAESERETADGMACNRGAAECVGGRKGRLVVVPVSVQDERRRSEILASTVLPRWLQRCGARCAQVWNTTIGPVRGIMAPKVP, encoded by the coding sequence ATGTTTCGCCTATCACGTCCGCTGCGATTGTTTCTCCACTGCGCTGCTTTGGTGTGCTGCTGCGCGGGCGGTCTGGTGGCTACGGCGGCATGGCCCCAGGCCAAGCAGCAGGCGGCGTCTTACCACCTGCGTGTGGTGGGGGGGTTGGCGGACCTGAGCCAGTACACGCGCCGCGAAGAGCCTTTTTGGACCCGTGAACTGCCACGCCTAAGTGGCGGGCGCTACATCGCAGAGATCGTTCCTTTTGACCGTGCTGGCGTGCCTGGCACAGAGATGCTGCGCTTGCTGCAGCTGGGGGTAGTGCCGTTTGGCACGGCGCTGATGAGCTCCTTCACGGCGCAGTACCCCGAGTACACCGCCCCCGATCTGGCGGGATTGAACCCCGACATTGCCACCCTGCGCAGCACGTTGGCGGCGTTTCGCCCCTACCTGGAAAAAACGCTGCGCGAGCAGCATGGGGTGGAGCCTCTTGCCATTTACGTATATCCAGCCCAGGTGGTGTTTTGCGGCAAGCCATTGCGTGGGCTGTCAGACTTGTCGGGGCGGCGGGTGCGCGTGTCTTCCTCTACCCAGGCCGATTTTATGAGTGCCCTGGGCGCAGAGCCCGTGCTGACAGGGTTTGCGCAGATCGTGCCCAGCTTCACGGCGGGCAACACCGACTGTGCCATCACCGGCACCATGTCGGGCAACACGTTGGGCTTGCACACCCTGATGACCCATGTGCACGCCCTGCCTGTGACCTGGGGGTTGGCGGTGTTTGGGGCCAATCGCACCGCCTGGGCGGCATTGCCTGCAGACCTGCGCGAGTTGCTGCGGCGCGAGTTGCCCAAGCTGGAGTCCTCTATCTGGGCGGAGTCCGAACGGGAGACGGCCGATGGCATGGCCTGCAACCGGGGGGCTGCAGAGTGCGTCGGCGGACGCAAGGGGCGCCTGGTGGTGGTGCCTGTGTCTGTGCAGGATGAGCGCCGCCGCAGTGAGATCCTCGCCTCGACCGTGCTCCCACGTTGGCTGCAGCGCTGTGGCGCCCGCTGTGCCCAGGTCTGGAACACCACCATCGGGCCGGTGCGCGGCATCATGGCCCCCAAAGTCCCATGA
- a CDS encoding EAL domain-containing protein, translated as MNVAVPRRIKLFVWGGVASFVLAVVAVAVTLILNARQVALADSASGANRFVSSAESALNRSLLAVDVLLASMDEMLELSGARPEWLDPEVASQRLRSSARQNLMVRYVALLDTQGRVFASSDAAGASLSVSLPAGFAASVFEQPVSMLMVSAPAVSFVSAERVLYLARQMRLVDGTQMLAVAEVPVTALAGVLTQGMDIAGLQVTLERAAGQALLTMPRQEDALARSLAPPLADLDVLGPAWQARARLSGELALVVYRPLMYQDLRIAASVPRDDALAAWRSTRDGIMLTTLGFVVMMVLVGAVSMRYLDRMTQARLAIAHSKATLDEALESMVSGFVLLDSQMRLVQWNRRFEEIYPWLKGQLAAQVPFRDLLMEKARHHLDNASADEQLRWVEHRVAVQRNPQGPHEQGLPDGRVIQVTERATPDAGLVITYHDVTELRRASAEIENLAFYDPLTGLPNRRLLMDRIQQTVAASARSGLHGALLFLDLDHFKTLNDTLGHEVGDVLLRQVAQRLKACVRTEDTVARLGGDEFVIMLKNLATSSEEAASLARRVGEKILRRLNMPYALGAHTYHSTPSIGATLIGPDMQPPTDLLKQADIAMYQVKSQGRNSLCFFDPQMQIAINQRVQLENDLQLAITGSQFELHYQPQQRLDGRIVGVEGLIRWRHPERGLVAPGQFIAVAEESELIVPIGHWVLRTACEQLAAWKGDARYQHVQVSVNVSARQFRQRDFVARVVEVLRETGAHAHLLKLELTESLVLDDVDDTIAKMVQLKTKGVRFSVDDFGTGYSSLAYLTRLPLDQLKIDQSFVRNLGARQTDDVIVQTIIGMARNLELDVIAEGVETAEQRNTLARYGCHYFQGYLLGRPMPVHELEALLARDPTAAGLEA; from the coding sequence ATGAACGTGGCGGTACCCCGGCGCATCAAACTTTTCGTGTGGGGCGGTGTCGCGTCGTTCGTGCTGGCCGTGGTGGCCGTGGCCGTCACCCTCATCCTGAACGCCAGGCAGGTGGCGCTGGCCGATAGTGCCAGCGGTGCCAATCGATTTGTGTCCAGCGCGGAGTCGGCGCTCAACCGCTCCTTGCTGGCGGTGGACGTGTTGTTGGCCAGCATGGACGAGATGCTGGAGCTGTCAGGCGCGCGCCCCGAGTGGCTGGACCCTGAGGTGGCCAGCCAACGCCTGCGCAGCTCTGCCCGCCAGAACCTGATGGTGCGCTATGTGGCGCTGCTGGACACGCAGGGGCGCGTGTTCGCTTCGTCCGATGCGGCCGGGGCCTCGCTATCGGTGTCACTGCCTGCGGGCTTTGCGGCATCGGTGTTTGAGCAACCGGTCTCGATGCTGATGGTCAGCGCACCGGCCGTGAGCTTTGTCAGCGCCGAGCGTGTGCTGTACCTGGCCCGGCAGATGCGGCTGGTCGATGGCACCCAGATGTTGGCCGTGGCCGAAGTGCCGGTCACCGCGCTGGCGGGTGTGCTCACCCAGGGCATGGACATCGCAGGGCTGCAAGTGACGCTGGAACGCGCTGCGGGCCAGGCGCTGCTTACCATGCCCCGGCAAGAGGACGCGCTGGCCCGCTCCCTGGCGCCGCCACTGGCCGATCTGGATGTGCTGGGCCCGGCATGGCAAGCGCGTGCGCGCTTGAGTGGGGAGTTGGCCCTGGTGGTATATCGGCCTTTGATGTACCAGGACTTGCGCATAGCCGCGAGCGTGCCGCGTGACGATGCGTTGGCGGCATGGCGTTCTACCCGCGACGGCATCATGCTCACGACCTTGGGCTTTGTGGTGATGATGGTGCTGGTGGGCGCAGTGTCCATGCGCTACCTGGACCGCATGACGCAGGCGCGCCTGGCCATTGCCCACTCCAAGGCCACGCTGGACGAAGCCCTGGAGTCCATGGTCAGCGGCTTTGTCTTGCTCGACAGCCAGATGCGCCTGGTGCAGTGGAACCGGCGCTTTGAAGAGATATACCCGTGGCTCAAGGGCCAATTGGCAGCGCAGGTGCCCTTTCGGGACCTGCTGATGGAAAAGGCCCGCCACCACCTGGACAACGCCAGTGCCGATGAGCAATTGCGCTGGGTGGAGCACCGCGTGGCAGTGCAGCGCAACCCCCAGGGCCCGCACGAGCAGGGCCTGCCCGATGGGCGCGTGATCCAGGTCACCGAGCGCGCCACCCCCGATGCAGGCCTGGTGATCACGTACCACGACGTGACCGAGTTGCGCCGCGCGAGCGCCGAGATCGAAAACCTGGCCTTCTACGACCCACTCACTGGCTTGCCCAACCGCCGTTTGTTGATGGACCGCATCCAGCAGACGGTGGCCGCCAGCGCCCGCAGCGGCCTGCATGGCGCCTTGCTGTTTCTGGATCTGGACCATTTCAAAACCCTCAACGACACCTTGGGACACGAGGTGGGTGACGTGCTGCTGCGCCAAGTGGCCCAGCGCCTGAAGGCCTGTGTGCGCACCGAAGACACCGTGGCTCGGCTGGGGGGGGACGAGTTTGTGATCATGCTCAAGAACCTCGCCACCAGCAGCGAAGAGGCCGCGTCGCTGGCCCGCCGGGTGGGCGAGAAGATCTTGCGCCGTCTGAACATGCCCTACGCCTTGGGCGCACACACCTACCACAGCACCCCCAGCATTGGCGCCACCCTCATCGGGCCAGACATGCAGCCCCCCACCGACCTGCTCAAGCAGGCCGACATTGCCATGTACCAGGTGAAGTCGCAGGGGCGCAATTCGCTGTGCTTTTTCGACCCGCAGATGCAGATCGCTATCAACCAGCGGGTGCAACTGGAAAACGACTTGCAACTGGCCATCACAGGCAGCCAGTTTGAGCTGCATTACCAACCCCAGCAGCGCCTGGATGGGCGCATCGTGGGGGTGGAGGGGCTCATCCGCTGGCGCCATCCTGAGCGCGGTCTGGTGGCGCCAGGGCAGTTCATTGCCGTGGCTGAAGAGAGCGAGTTGATCGTGCCCATTGGCCATTGGGTGCTGCGCACCGCTTGCGAGCAACTCGCCGCCTGGAAGGGCGATGCCCGCTACCAGCATGTGCAGGTGTCGGTCAACGTCAGTGCGCGGCAGTTTCGCCAGCGCGACTTTGTGGCCAGGGTGGTCGAGGTGCTGCGCGAGACCGGGGCCCATGCCCACCTGCTCAAGCTGGAGTTGACGGAATCGCTGGTGCTGGACGATGTGGACGACACCATTGCCAAGATGGTGCAGCTCAAGACCAAGGGCGTGCGGTTTTCGGTGGACGACTTTGGCACAGGTTATTCATCCCTGGCCTACCTCACGCGCCTGCCGCTGGACCAGCTCAAGATCGACCAGTCCTTTGTGCGCAACCTGGGCGCCAGGCAGACCGACGATGTGATCGTGCAGACCATCATTGGCATGGCGCGCAACCTGGAGCTGGATGTGATTGCCGAGGGGGTGGAAACCGCTGAGCAGCGCAACACCCTGGCACGCTATGGCTGTCACTACTTCCAGGGCTATTTGCTGGGTCGCCCCATGCCCGTGCATGAGCTCGAAGCCCTGCTGGCGCGTGATCCGACTGCCGCAGGCCTGGAGGCCTGA
- a CDS encoding DMT family transporter yields the protein MTQRLTPGTAALLVTAPLLWAGNAVVGRLVHTMIAPIALNFIRWLLAFAILLPLAHAVLRKDSPLWPHWRRYAALGLLGIGLYNALQYMALQTSTPINVTLVGSSMPVWMLAVGTLFFGAKVTRQQLAGAVLSIAGVLIVLSRGEWGQLLALRLVPGDLFMLLATGSWSFYSWLLVRTSEPASLRGDWAAFLMAQMVFGLGWSGAFAGVEWGLGRTHIDWSWPLAAALAFIAVGPAVLAYRCWGVGVQRAGPAVAGFFINLTPLFAALLSAAFLGETPHLFHGVAFALIVGGIVVSSRR from the coding sequence ATGACCCAAAGACTCACGCCCGGCACCGCGGCGCTGCTGGTGACGGCGCCGCTGCTGTGGGCCGGCAACGCCGTAGTAGGCCGGCTGGTGCACACCATGATTGCACCCATCGCCCTGAACTTCATTCGCTGGCTGCTGGCTTTCGCCATCTTGCTGCCCCTGGCGCACGCGGTGCTGCGCAAGGACAGCCCGCTGTGGCCGCACTGGCGGCGTTATGCCGCGCTGGGGCTGCTGGGCATCGGGTTGTACAACGCGCTGCAGTACATGGCGTTGCAAACCTCCACGCCCATCAATGTGACGCTGGTGGGCTCCAGCATGCCGGTGTGGATGCTGGCGGTGGGCACGCTGTTTTTTGGCGCCAAGGTCACGCGCCAGCAGCTGGCCGGTGCGGTGCTGTCCATCGCTGGGGTGCTCATCGTCTTGAGCCGGGGCGAGTGGGGCCAGTTGCTGGCGCTGCGCCTGGTGCCGGGTGACCTCTTCATGCTGCTGGCCACGGGGTCTTGGTCGTTTTACAGCTGGCTGCTGGTGCGCACCAGCGAGCCCGCCAGCCTGCGCGGCGACTGGGCGGCGTTTTTGATGGCGCAGATGGTGTTCGGCCTGGGCTGGTCGGGCGCGTTTGCGGGCGTGGAATGGGGCCTGGGCCGCACACACATTGACTGGAGCTGGCCCCTGGCGGCGGCGCTGGCCTTTATTGCCGTGGGGCCCGCCGTGCTGGCCTACCGCTGCTGGGGCGTGGGCGTGCAGCGGGCGGGGCCCGCCGTGGCGGGTTTCTTCATCAACTTGACGCCGCTGTTTGCCGCGCTGCTGTCGGCCGCGTTTCTGGGCGAGACGCCCCACCTGTTCCACGGCGTGGCGTTCGCGCTGATCGTGGGCGGGATTGTGGTGTCGTCCAGGCGCTGA
- a CDS encoding quinone oxidoreductase, giving the protein MSLAVQIRQHGGPEELQIVDVPVGEPGPGEIRIRHRAVGLNFIDVYHRTGMYPLGMPATIGMEGAGVVEAVGEGVTHLQPGDRAAYASAPPGSYCEARVMPAKTVCKLPDAIDFETGAAMMLKGLTAQYLLKKTLPVEGLQPGDFVLFHAAAGGVGLIACQWAKALGLQLIGTAGSDAKCQLALANGAAHAINYSTEDFGARVKDITGGKGVKVVYDSVGKDTWDKSLDCLRPFGLMASFGNASGPAPAFAPGMLGPKGSLYVTRQTLFTHIATREATQAMADDLFAVVASGQVKIHIDQRYPLADVQQAHRDLEARKTTGCTILTL; this is encoded by the coding sequence ATGAGCCTTGCCGTCCAGATCCGCCAGCACGGCGGTCCCGAAGAACTCCAGATTGTTGATGTGCCGGTGGGCGAGCCCGGACCCGGCGAGATCCGTATTCGCCACCGCGCCGTGGGCTTGAATTTCATCGACGTGTACCACCGCACAGGCATGTACCCCTTGGGCATGCCCGCCACCATTGGCATGGAGGGCGCTGGGGTGGTCGAGGCCGTGGGCGAAGGCGTCACGCACTTGCAACCCGGCGACCGCGCAGCGTATGCCAGCGCGCCCCCCGGCAGTTACTGCGAGGCGCGCGTCATGCCCGCCAAGACGGTGTGCAAGCTGCCCGATGCCATCGACTTTGAGACCGGCGCTGCCATGATGCTCAAGGGCCTGACGGCGCAGTACCTGCTCAAGAAAACACTGCCGGTGGAAGGCCTGCAGCCTGGTGACTTTGTGCTGTTCCATGCCGCTGCGGGCGGGGTGGGGCTCATCGCCTGCCAGTGGGCCAAGGCCCTGGGCCTGCAGCTGATCGGCACGGCTGGGTCAGACGCCAAATGCCAGCTGGCATTGGCCAACGGCGCCGCCCATGCCATCAACTACAGCACTGAAGATTTTGGCGCCCGCGTGAAGGACATCACCGGGGGCAAGGGCGTCAAGGTGGTGTACGACTCGGTCGGCAAAGACACCTGGGACAAATCCCTCGATTGCCTGCGCCCCTTTGGCCTGATGGCCAGCTTTGGCAACGCATCCGGCCCCGCGCCTGCTTTTGCCCCCGGCATGCTGGGCCCCAAGGGCTCGCTGTACGTCACGCGCCAAACGCTGTTCACCCACATCGCCACGCGCGAAGCCACGCAGGCCATGGCCGACGATCTGTTTGCGGTGGTCGCCAGCGGCCAGGTCAAGATCCACATCGACCAGCGCTACCCACTGGCCGACGTGCAGCAAGCCCACCGCGACCTGGAAGCGCGCAAGACCACCGGCTGCACCATCCTCACGCTGTGA
- a CDS encoding NUDIX hydrolase family protein, translating to MVRVPVLNALKPRLVPPHAALAQWLATAREAARQPAAQPRMPLVAAGQVVGSVAKGFLNEIGLQRLMDKRYQLSIEERSAGAVWHLQVAPDEISLALNAVAAVLHAAGRCGPWRNEQLAVTNPRGEVVGTVERGAVRVLGITTRAVHLVGLAPDGRMWVQKRSLTKPNNPGMWDTLMGGMVSAADSLPQALARETWEEAGLEVAQLETVTHGGHIDFSRPSREGGGVGFMVERIDWFHAQVPHALEPNNQDGEVERFELLAPAQVHERMAQGAFTSEAALVLAGFYGW from the coding sequence ATGGTGCGTGTGCCTGTGTTGAATGCGTTGAAACCCAGACTCGTGCCACCCCATGCGGCCCTGGCCCAGTGGCTGGCCACCGCCCGTGAGGCGGCGCGCCAGCCTGCAGCCCAGCCCCGCATGCCTTTGGTGGCAGCGGGGCAGGTGGTGGGTTCGGTGGCGAAGGGTTTTTTGAATGAAATTGGCCTGCAGCGCCTGATGGATAAGCGCTACCAGCTATCAATTGAGGAGCGAAGTGCAGGGGCCGTATGGCACTTGCAGGTGGCGCCCGATGAGATCAGCTTGGCGCTCAATGCGGTGGCTGCCGTCCTGCATGCCGCAGGCCGCTGCGGTCCGTGGCGCAATGAGCAACTGGCCGTGACCAACCCTCGGGGCGAGGTGGTCGGCACGGTGGAGCGGGGCGCCGTGCGCGTGCTGGGCATCACCACGCGCGCCGTGCACCTGGTGGGCCTGGCGCCCGATGGCCGCATGTGGGTGCAAAAGCGCTCGCTCACCAAGCCCAACAACCCCGGCATGTGGGACACGCTGATGGGCGGCATGGTGTCTGCCGCCGATTCTCTACCCCAGGCCTTGGCCCGCGAAACCTGGGAAGAGGCGGGGCTGGAGGTCGCCCAGCTGGAGACCGTCACCCACGGTGGCCATATCGACTTCAGCCGCCCCAGCCGCGAAGGCGGTGGCGTGGGCTTCATGGTCGAGCGCATCGACTGGTTCCACGCCCAGGTGCCGCACGCGCTGGAGCCCAACAACCAGGACGGAGAGGTGGAGCGGTTTGAGCTGCTGGCCCCAGCACAGGTGCATGAGCGC